The Streptomyces tendae genome has a window encoding:
- a CDS encoding DEAD/DEAH box helicase yields the protein MKHPDDSGTAHGGTAQEGAAHEGTGVRETTTPVDARAGSFAALGLPEAVLRTLDEQGMRDPFPIQAATLPDALRGRDVLGRGRTGSGKTLAFGLPLLTRTAGRRAEPKQPLALVLVPTRELAQQVTQALAPYAEALRLRMATVVGGMSIGRQIAALRQGAEVVVATPGRLHDLVERNACRLGRVRITVLDEADQMCDLGFLPQVTEVLAQVRPEGQRMLFSATLDGDVDQLVRDHLHDPVVHSVDPAEGSVATMEHHVLVVHGPDRYAVTTEIAARDGRVLLFLETKHAVDQLTRHLRAHGVQAGALHSGKSQPQRTRTLAQFKEGRITALVATDVAARGLHIDDLDLVVNVDPPADPKDYVHRAGRTARAGESGRVVTLVASGGRRETVRMLTGAGIRATVTTVRSGEAELTRITGAQAPSGVPLDGGPAAPRPKNTNAPFRGLGTTKGTPRATGGRPSRKAGEARKLAEARRAAQVRRSG from the coding sequence ATGAAGCACCCCGACGACTCCGGCACCGCCCACGGAGGCACCGCCCAGGAAGGCGCCGCCCACGAAGGCACCGGCGTGCGCGAGACCACGACGCCGGTGGACGCCCGGGCCGGCTCCTTCGCCGCCCTCGGACTCCCGGAGGCGGTACTGCGCACCCTGGACGAGCAGGGGATGCGCGACCCCTTCCCGATCCAGGCCGCCACCCTTCCTGACGCCCTGCGCGGACGCGACGTCCTGGGACGCGGGCGCACCGGCTCCGGCAAGACGCTCGCCTTCGGCCTCCCCCTGCTGACCCGCACGGCGGGACGGCGCGCCGAACCCAAGCAGCCCCTCGCCCTGGTCCTCGTGCCCACCCGGGAGCTGGCCCAGCAGGTCACCCAGGCGCTCGCGCCGTACGCCGAGGCACTGCGACTGCGGATGGCCACGGTCGTCGGCGGCATGTCGATCGGCCGGCAGATCGCCGCGCTGCGCCAGGGGGCCGAGGTGGTCGTCGCCACGCCCGGACGCCTGCACGACCTCGTCGAGCGCAACGCCTGCCGGCTCGGGCGGGTGCGGATCACCGTCCTGGACGAGGCCGACCAGATGTGCGACCTGGGCTTCCTGCCGCAGGTGACCGAGGTGCTCGCCCAGGTGCGCCCCGAGGGACAGCGCATGCTGTTCTCCGCCACCCTGGACGGCGACGTCGACCAGCTGGTCCGCGACCACCTCCACGACCCCGTCGTCCACTCCGTCGACCCGGCCGAGGGCTCCGTCGCGACCATGGAGCACCACGTCCTGGTCGTCCACGGCCCCGACCGCTACGCCGTCACCACGGAGATCGCCGCCCGCGACGGCCGCGTCCTGCTGTTCCTGGAGACCAAGCACGCCGTCGACCAGCTCACCCGGCACCTGCGGGCACACGGGGTGCAGGCCGGGGCCCTGCACAGCGGCAAGTCCCAGCCGCAGCGCACCCGGACGCTCGCGCAGTTCAAGGAGGGACGGATCACCGCCCTGGTGGCGACCGACGTCGCGGCCCGCGGCCTGCACATCGACGACCTCGACCTCGTCGTCAACGTGGATCCGCCCGCCGACCCCAAGGACTACGTGCACCGCGCGGGCCGCACCGCCCGCGCCGGTGAGTCCGGCCGTGTGGTCACGCTGGTCGCGTCGGGCGGGCGCCGCGAGACGGTCCGCATGCTGACCGGCGCCGGCATCCGCGCCACCGTCACCACGGTGCGCTCCGGCGAGGCGGAACTGACCCGGATCACCGGCGCCCAGGCTCCCTCCGGCGTCCCCCTCGACGGCGGACCCGCCGCGCCCCGGCCGAAGAACACCAACGCCCCCTTCCGCGGCCTCGGAACCACCAAGGGCACCCCCCGCGCCACCGGCGGCAGGCCGTCCCGCAAGGCCGGCGAGGCCCGCAAGCTCGCCGAGGCGCGCCGGGCCGCCCAGGTGCGCCGCTCCGGCTGA
- a CDS encoding nitroreductase family protein, with the protein MTTETPLAGAVADGTAEPSLFATMSTMRAMRRLRPDPLPDELVDRLIQAAVWGPSGGNMQRYQYVVVTDRAVMAELAPLWKRCVDAYLATTGKYAPEGMDEAAYGRMVAAIEYQRDHFADTPALIIPCYQFPAPRIEEEGLRIYAEALGAEATERMGRIQERFSALAEGSCVYPGVQNLLLAARGLGLAANITIWHLFLENEWKAALGIPEDMNTFAAIPVGRPQGNFGPVRRRPVEEVVHRNRW; encoded by the coding sequence ATGACAACTGAGACGCCTCTCGCCGGCGCGGTGGCCGACGGCACCGCCGAGCCCTCCCTTTTCGCGACGATGTCCACCATGAGGGCCATGCGGCGCCTGCGCCCCGACCCGCTCCCCGACGAGCTGGTGGACCGGCTCATACAGGCGGCCGTGTGGGGCCCCAGCGGCGGCAACATGCAGCGCTACCAGTACGTCGTCGTCACCGACCGGGCGGTCATGGCCGAGCTGGCGCCGCTGTGGAAGCGGTGCGTGGACGCATACCTGGCCACGACCGGCAAGTACGCCCCCGAGGGCATGGACGAGGCCGCGTACGGGCGCATGGTCGCCGCGATCGAGTACCAGCGCGACCACTTCGCCGACACGCCCGCGCTGATCATCCCCTGCTACCAGTTCCCCGCGCCGAGGATCGAGGAGGAGGGCCTGCGGATCTACGCCGAGGCGCTGGGCGCGGAGGCTACGGAGCGTATGGGGCGGATCCAGGAGCGGTTCTCCGCCCTCGCGGAGGGCTCGTGCGTCTACCCGGGCGTGCAGAACCTGCTGCTCGCGGCGCGCGGCCTGGGCCTGGCCGCCAACATCACCATCTGGCACCTCTTCCTGGAGAACGAGTGGAAGGCGGCCCTCGGCATCCCCGAGGACATGAACACCTTCGCCGCGATCCCGGTGGGGCGGCCCCAGGGCAACTTCGGCCCGGTCCGCCGCCGCCCGGTCGAGGAGGTCGTCCACCGCAACCGCTGGTAG
- a CDS encoding ABC transporter substrate-binding protein, producing MKTRARLPRLIATGATLALALSLSACGDGNGGASADDGKIHILVYGDATNKIEKQVVDKFNETSDVKAVLDTIPGADYQQKLQTIISTPQAPDVFFNWGGGSIKPFVKAGLLLPLDDAIKKNPELESKFLPSVFNNAVVDGKPYGIPMRGTQPVLLFHNKNVLKKAGVQPPKTWDELLDAVEKLKDEGVTPIALGGGDVWPTQMWFQYLFDRIAGPELFQKALEGDKSAWESAESKKALKMIRELVDAGAFGKNYDSVKYTNGGSVALVAQGKAGFELMGSWYYSQQLTDHPEFAEKGLGYSAFPAVAGGKGDPKNVAGNTNNYYSVLKKTKHPEAVAEFLKLMYSDEFVKAQLDVGNLTTTTNTDQFIETSATPEYSRFQYDLVADAPSFQLSWDQAYPQSAASNMHKAIQQFFNGQLDTDGFIKAMQALPTE from the coding sequence ATGAAGACACGTGCGCGCTTGCCCAGACTGATCGCCACCGGTGCGACGCTCGCCCTCGCCCTGAGCCTGTCGGCCTGCGGTGACGGCAACGGCGGGGCGTCGGCGGACGACGGCAAGATCCATATCCTTGTCTACGGGGACGCCACCAACAAGATCGAGAAGCAGGTCGTCGACAAGTTCAACGAGACGTCCGACGTCAAGGCGGTCCTCGACACCATCCCCGGTGCGGACTACCAGCAGAAGCTTCAGACGATCATCAGCACCCCGCAGGCACCCGACGTCTTCTTCAACTGGGGCGGCGGCAGCATCAAGCCCTTCGTCAAGGCCGGCCTGCTCCTCCCGCTCGACGACGCCATCAAGAAGAACCCGGAGCTGGAGAGCAAGTTCCTCCCGTCCGTCTTCAACAACGCGGTCGTCGACGGCAAGCCGTACGGCATTCCCATGCGCGGCACCCAGCCGGTCCTGCTCTTCCACAACAAGAACGTCCTCAAGAAGGCGGGCGTCCAGCCGCCGAAGACCTGGGACGAGCTGCTCGACGCCGTCGAGAAGCTGAAGGACGAGGGTGTCACGCCGATCGCGCTCGGCGGCGGTGACGTCTGGCCCACCCAGATGTGGTTCCAGTACCTGTTCGACCGCATAGCCGGCCCGGAGCTCTTCCAGAAGGCCCTCGAGGGCGACAAGAGCGCCTGGGAGTCCGCGGAGAGCAAGAAGGCCCTGAAGATGATCAGGGAGCTCGTCGACGCGGGCGCCTTCGGCAAGAACTACGACTCGGTCAAGTACACCAACGGCGGCTCGGTCGCGCTGGTCGCCCAGGGCAAGGCCGGCTTCGAGCTGATGGGCTCCTGGTACTACTCCCAGCAGCTCACCGACCACCCGGAGTTCGCCGAGAAGGGCCTCGGCTACTCCGCCTTCCCGGCCGTCGCGGGCGGCAAGGGCGACCCGAAGAACGTCGCCGGCAACACCAACAACTACTACTCGGTGCTGAAGAAGACCAAGCACCCCGAGGCCGTCGCCGAGTTCCTCAAGCTCATGTACTCCGACGAGTTCGTCAAGGCGCAGCTCGACGTCGGCAACCTGACCACCACCACCAACACCGACCAGTTCATCGAGACGTCCGCGACGCCCGAGTACTCGCGCTTCCAGTACGACCTGGTCGCCGACGCGCCGTCGTTCCAGCTGTCGTGGGACCAGGCGTACCCGCAGTCGGCGGCCTCGAACATGCACAAGGCCATCCAGCAGTTCTTCAACGGACAGCTCGACACGGACGGCTTCATCAAGGCCATGCAGGCCCTCCCGACCGAGTGA
- a CDS encoding SDR family NAD(P)-dependent oxidoreductase translates to MLNVNVVALTALTRAAVPGMLARGRGAVINVASLLAFAGDLPPDPLPQRAVYAGSKGYAVTFTRTLAAELTDAPVRVQVVCPGLTATEFHLGAGDTPVGGERRVHDEGGMPAADVVTASLAGLEAGEVVCVPGLTKADAVARLAAAELDLRRGSGARMAPRYGRTK, encoded by the coding sequence GTGCTGAATGTGAACGTCGTGGCCCTGACGGCACTGACCAGGGCCGCGGTGCCGGGCATGCTGGCGCGCGGCCGGGGCGCCGTGATCAACGTGGCGTCGCTCCTGGCGTTCGCCGGCGACCTGCCGCCGGATCCCCTCCCCCAGCGGGCCGTGTACGCCGGGTCCAAGGGGTACGCGGTGACCTTCACCCGGACCCTGGCCGCCGAGCTGACCGACGCCCCGGTGCGGGTGCAGGTCGTCTGCCCCGGGCTCACGGCGACCGAGTTCCACCTCGGCGCCGGGGACACCCCGGTGGGCGGTGAGCGCCGGGTCCACGACGAGGGCGGCATGCCGGCGGCGGACGTGGTGACGGCGTCCCTCGCGGGTCTGGAGGCCGGGGAGGTGGTGTGCGTACCCGGTCTCACAAAGGCGGACGCCGTGGCTCGCCTTGCGGCAGCGGAACTGGACCTGCGCCGCGGCTCGGGCGCCCGCATGGCACCGCGCTACGGACGGACAAAGTGA
- a CDS encoding oxygenase MpaB family protein → MDSGRADHAPETTPEPVPGPEPAPARGDRASRAETVPFTPDTLLWDMVGDIRVLLYLPAALVLQVAHPAVGAGVDEHSVFRTDPWGRARRSLDSLQLWVYGGDRAVEEGRRLRRLHKDFRGTDTRDRPYHALNPAPYAWVHATGFPVFLRAARYLFRPFDEQGERRLHEEARRLGRILGIRERDMPGSPEEFWVYFGAMVRDELERTVVVEELLDARRSVPPPDGAGAVLRRLWPVLCPPLLRLQVFVTRGLLPPVARERLDIVWTARDERRLRLFGRVVRMVVPRLPERLRYLPAAYAARRAARARAGSAARPARRRRLPLG, encoded by the coding sequence ATGGACAGCGGCCGTGCGGACCACGCCCCCGAGACGACACCGGAACCGGTGCCGGGCCCGGAGCCCGCACCGGCGCGCGGTGACCGCGCGTCCCGGGCCGAAACCGTTCCGTTCACCCCCGACACGCTCCTGTGGGACATGGTCGGCGACATCCGTGTCCTGCTGTACCTGCCCGCCGCCCTGGTGCTCCAGGTCGCGCACCCGGCCGTGGGCGCGGGGGTCGACGAACACTCCGTGTTCCGTACCGACCCCTGGGGGCGCGCCCGCCGCTCGCTCGACTCGCTGCAGCTGTGGGTCTACGGCGGTGACCGGGCCGTCGAGGAGGGGCGCAGGCTGCGCCGGCTGCACAAGGACTTCCGTGGCACCGACACCCGCGACCGTCCCTACCACGCGCTGAACCCCGCCCCCTACGCCTGGGTGCACGCCACCGGATTCCCCGTCTTCCTGCGGGCCGCGCGGTACCTGTTCCGGCCGTTCGACGAGCAGGGGGAACGGCGTCTGCACGAGGAGGCGCGCCGGCTCGGCCGCATCCTCGGCATCCGGGAGCGGGACATGCCGGGCTCCCCGGAGGAGTTCTGGGTCTACTTCGGCGCGATGGTCCGTGACGAGCTGGAACGGACGGTCGTCGTCGAGGAGTTGCTCGACGCACGGCGGTCCGTGCCTCCGCCGGACGGTGCGGGGGCGGTGCTGCGCCGGCTCTGGCCGGTGCTGTGTCCGCCGCTGCTGCGGCTGCAAGTCTTCGTCACGAGAGGGCTGTTGCCGCCCGTCGCGCGGGAGCGGCTGGACATCGTCTGGACGGCGCGCGACGAGCGCCGGCTGCGGCTGTTCGGCCGTGTCGTGCGTATGGTGGTTCCGCGCCTGCCCGAGCGGCTCCGCTACCTGCCCGCGGCCTACGCGGCCCGCCGCGCCGCCCGCGCCCGAGCCGGGTCGGCGGCCCGCCCGGCACGCCGGCGCCGTCTGCCGCTCGGCTGA
- a CDS encoding helix-turn-helix domain-containing protein: protein MGRTTQRECGTAGRRGPDKERPAAWSAYGKLVRLFRERAGLTQQALADAIGYSMEQVASVEQGRRPAKAAFTEAAERVLDAGGALRVLQQDVDRAKLPLFLQDFALLEAEAVSRFSYDPMLVPGLLQTEAYAQALLDAHFPPLDGETVEQRVAARMARQSLLTRKNPPIVFVFIVEESAIRRVIGDTTLMRVQWAHLLECSAMRNVELQIMPTARGAHSGLNGPMVLLESTDRKQHVYVEAQDIVSVRSDRHEVSEFWLRYGTLRTQALNTEESSRLIQHMAGEL from the coding sequence ATGGGCAGGACCACCCAGCGGGAGTGCGGTACGGCCGGCCGGCGCGGGCCCGACAAGGAGCGTCCGGCGGCGTGGAGCGCCTACGGCAAGCTCGTCCGCCTCTTCCGCGAGCGCGCCGGCCTCACCCAGCAGGCCCTCGCGGACGCCATCGGCTACTCCATGGAGCAGGTCGCGTCCGTCGAGCAGGGCCGCCGCCCGGCGAAGGCGGCCTTCACGGAGGCCGCGGAACGCGTGCTGGACGCGGGCGGGGCCCTGCGGGTGCTCCAGCAGGACGTGGACCGGGCCAAACTGCCACTGTTCCTCCAGGACTTCGCCCTCCTGGAAGCGGAGGCGGTGAGCCGCTTCTCGTACGACCCGATGCTGGTGCCGGGGTTGTTGCAGACGGAGGCGTATGCCCAGGCGCTTCTTGATGCGCACTTCCCTCCCCTGGACGGGGAGACGGTCGAGCAGAGGGTGGCGGCCCGAATGGCCCGGCAGTCACTGCTGACCCGCAAGAACCCGCCGATCGTCTTCGTGTTCATCGTGGAGGAGTCCGCGATCCGACGCGTGATCGGTGACACCACCCTGATGCGGGTGCAGTGGGCACACCTGCTGGAGTGCTCGGCCATGCGCAACGTCGAGTTGCAGATCATGCCCACGGCCCGAGGCGCCCACAGCGGACTCAACGGCCCCATGGTGTTGTTGGAGTCGACCGACCGCAAACAGCACGTCTATGTTGAAGCCCAGGACATCGTGAGCGTGAGGTCCGACCGACACGAGGTGAGCGAGTTCTGGCTTCGGTATGGAACGCTGCGGACGCAGGCCCTCAACACCGAGGAGTCCTCGCGCCTCATCCAGCACATGGCAGGGGAGCTATGA
- a CDS encoding beta-glucosidase family protein translates to MTANVAVETTPETPVWNDPSHPVSARVDALIGVMTLEEKIAQLYGVWVGASANGGEVAPHQHDMEEAVDLDALLPAGLGQLTRPFGTAPVDPALGALSLLRTQSRITSANRFGIPAVAHEECLAGFAAWGATAYPVPLSWGATFDPDVVRRMAAAIGRDMRAVGVHQGLAPVLDVVRDARWGRVEETIGEDPYLVGTIGTAYVRGLESAGIVATLKHFVGYSASRAGRNLAPSSVGPRERADVLLPPFEMAIREGGARSVMHAYTDIDGMPAAADESLLTGLLRDTWGFDGTVVADYFGIAFLKTLHGIAGDFADAAGAALQAGVDVELPTVKTFGAPLVDAVTDGRVPESVIDRALRRVLTQKAELGLLDRDWNPLPPAFDGADLDDPESLRGTIDLDGPENRELAREIAEKAVVLLTNDGTLPLDRPRRIALIGPNADEAAAVLGCYSFPQHVGVKYPDMPVGIELPSLRDSLSAEFPDADITVVRGTGIDDGDLTGIAEAVATARDADIVVVALGDRAGLFGRGTSGEGCDAESLALPGAQQQLLDATLDSGTPVVTVLLAGRPYALGRAVADSAAIVQSFFPGVAGTRAIAGVLSGRTAPSGRLPVSVPNSAGSQPTTYLGAPLAQASEVSNIDPTPAFGFGHGLTYTTFAWSDLVVDAGQAPTDGEFTASLTVRNTGDRTGTEVVQLYLHDPVASVVQPVQRLVGYTRVELEPGEERRVRVTVPADVASFTGREGHRIVEPGALELRLAASSTDARLTATVTLTGPVRRVDHTRRFHAEFSQGA, encoded by the coding sequence GTGACCGCGAACGTGGCCGTAGAGACCACCCCCGAAACCCCTGTCTGGAACGACCCCTCCCACCCCGTCTCCGCCCGGGTCGACGCGCTGATCGGCGTCATGACCCTCGAGGAGAAGATCGCCCAGCTGTACGGCGTCTGGGTCGGCGCGTCCGCCAACGGCGGCGAAGTCGCCCCGCACCAGCACGACATGGAGGAGGCCGTCGACCTCGACGCGCTCCTCCCCGCCGGCCTGGGCCAGCTCACCCGCCCCTTCGGCACCGCGCCCGTCGACCCGGCGCTCGGCGCGCTGTCCCTGCTGCGCACCCAGTCCCGGATCACCTCCGCGAACCGCTTCGGCATCCCCGCCGTGGCGCACGAGGAGTGCCTGGCCGGCTTCGCCGCCTGGGGCGCCACCGCCTACCCCGTGCCGCTGTCCTGGGGCGCCACCTTCGACCCGGACGTCGTCCGCAGGATGGCCGCCGCCATCGGCCGCGACATGCGCGCCGTCGGCGTCCACCAGGGACTCGCCCCCGTGCTGGACGTCGTCCGCGACGCCCGCTGGGGACGTGTGGAGGAGACCATCGGCGAGGACCCGTACCTCGTCGGCACCATCGGCACCGCCTATGTGCGGGGCCTGGAGTCCGCCGGGATCGTCGCCACCCTCAAGCACTTCGTCGGCTACTCGGCCTCCCGCGCCGGCCGCAACCTCGCCCCCTCGTCCGTGGGGCCGCGTGAACGCGCCGACGTGCTGCTGCCGCCGTTCGAGATGGCGATCCGCGAGGGCGGCGCGCGCTCCGTCATGCACGCCTACACCGACATCGACGGTATGCCCGCCGCGGCCGACGAGAGCCTGCTCACCGGACTGCTGCGGGACACCTGGGGCTTCGACGGCACCGTGGTGGCCGACTACTTCGGCATCGCGTTCCTCAAGACGCTGCACGGCATCGCCGGCGACTTCGCCGACGCGGCCGGCGCCGCGCTCCAGGCGGGCGTCGACGTCGAACTGCCCACCGTCAAGACGTTCGGCGCCCCGCTCGTCGACGCCGTCACCGACGGCCGGGTGCCGGAGTCCGTCATTGACCGGGCCCTGCGCCGCGTCCTCACCCAGAAGGCGGAACTCGGCCTGCTGGACCGGGACTGGAACCCGCTGCCGCCCGCGTTCGACGGCGCCGACCTGGACGACCCGGAGTCGCTGCGCGGCACGATCGACCTCGACGGCCCCGAGAACCGCGAACTGGCCCGGGAGATCGCCGAGAAGGCGGTCGTGCTGCTCACCAACGACGGCACCCTGCCGCTGGACCGTCCTCGCCGCATCGCGCTGATCGGCCCCAACGCCGACGAGGCCGCCGCCGTCCTGGGCTGCTACTCCTTCCCGCAGCACGTGGGCGTGAAGTACCCGGACATGCCCGTGGGCATCGAGCTGCCCAGCCTGCGCGACAGCCTGTCCGCCGAGTTCCCCGACGCCGACATCACCGTGGTGCGCGGCACGGGCATCGACGACGGCGACCTCACCGGCATCGCCGAGGCGGTGGCCACGGCGCGTGACGCCGACATCGTCGTCGTGGCGCTCGGTGACCGCGCGGGCCTGTTCGGCCGGGGCACCAGCGGTGAGGGCTGCGACGCGGAGTCCCTCGCCCTGCCCGGCGCCCAGCAGCAGCTCCTCGACGCAACTCTCGACTCCGGTACGCCGGTGGTGACCGTGCTGCTCGCGGGCCGCCCGTACGCGCTCGGCCGCGCGGTCGCCGACTCGGCGGCGATCGTGCAGTCGTTCTTCCCCGGAGTCGCGGGCACCCGGGCCATCGCCGGTGTGCTCAGCGGCCGGACCGCCCCCTCCGGGCGTCTGCCGGTGAGCGTCCCGAACAGCGCCGGCTCGCAGCCGACCACGTACCTCGGCGCCCCGCTCGCCCAGGCCAGCGAGGTCTCCAACATCGACCCGACCCCGGCGTTCGGCTTCGGACACGGTCTGACGTACACCACGTTCGCCTGGAGCGACCTCGTCGTGGACGCCGGACAGGCGCCCACGGACGGCGAGTTCACCGCGTCCCTCACCGTCCGCAACACGGGCGACCGGACCGGCACCGAGGTCGTCCAGCTCTACCTGCACGACCCGGTCGCCTCCGTGGTCCAGCCGGTGCAACGGCTGGTCGGCTACACCCGGGTCGAGCTGGAGCCGGGCGAGGAGCGGAGGGTGCGCGTCACGGTCCCGGCGGACGTGGCGTCGTTCACCGGCCGCGAGGGCCACCGGATCGTCGAACCGGGCGCCCTGGAACTGCGCCTGGCCGCGTCCAGCACGGACGCCCGCCTCACCGCGACGGTCACGCTGACCGGCCCGGTAAGGCGGGTGGACCACACGCGGCGCTTCCACGCGGAGTTCTCGCAGGGGGCCTGA
- a CDS encoding DUF5302 domain-containing protein → MTAEQPATEGSEPADAGTSPLTPDDDGTYDLKRKFREALARKRGAQADAAEAAAHPNASKVRAAHGPAANQRSFRRKSG, encoded by the coding sequence ATGACCGCAGAGCAGCCCGCCACGGAAGGTTCGGAGCCGGCGGACGCCGGAACGTCCCCTCTCACCCCGGACGACGACGGCACCTACGACCTGAAGCGCAAGTTCCGTGAGGCGCTGGCGCGCAAGCGCGGTGCGCAGGCGGACGCGGCCGAGGCGGCCGCCCACCCGAACGCGTCCAAGGTGCGCGCCGCGCACGGCCCGGCGGCCAACCAGCGGTCGTTCCGGCGCAAGAGCGGCTGA
- a CDS encoding carbohydrate ABC transporter permease, protein MTTKITSAPPAAGLRKESRRRPAASPSVSKVGRPGFAWALPAAVFFALFAIVPLIMVAVLSFMSWDGIGSPQWVGTDNWSRLMDDPVMLQSIWLTLLLTALGVVVQTPLSILLGVWAAGHQRNRAVLSVIYFIPLLLSATAVSVLWRALLDPNFGIPADATWLFGDGNLFGEQATAIGVLAFVSTWQFTPFHTLIYQGAARAIPQVLYQAAEIDGAGRYRQFFHITLPQLRNSMITSMILMIVGGLTTFETVLILTQGGPGTDTTISAYYMYDKAFKGFDFGAGSAIALALVVAATIISLVVVKVSGYDKMRSTMEGVS, encoded by the coding sequence ATGACCACAAAGATCACGAGCGCCCCGCCCGCCGCCGGGCTCCGCAAGGAGTCCCGGCGGCGGCCGGCCGCCTCCCCGTCCGTATCCAAGGTGGGCCGTCCGGGCTTCGCCTGGGCGCTGCCCGCCGCAGTGTTCTTCGCCCTCTTCGCCATCGTCCCGCTGATCATGGTCGCGGTGCTGTCCTTCATGAGCTGGGACGGGATCGGCTCGCCCCAGTGGGTCGGCACGGACAACTGGTCGCGCCTGATGGACGACCCGGTGATGCTCCAGAGCATCTGGCTGACCCTGCTGCTGACCGCGCTCGGCGTGGTCGTCCAGACCCCGCTGAGCATCCTGCTCGGCGTCTGGGCCGCGGGCCACCAGCGCAACCGCGCGGTGCTGTCGGTCATCTACTTCATCCCGCTGCTGCTGTCCGCCACCGCCGTCTCCGTGCTGTGGCGCGCGCTGCTCGACCCGAACTTCGGCATCCCGGCGGACGCCACCTGGCTGTTCGGCGACGGCAACCTGTTCGGCGAGCAGGCCACCGCCATCGGCGTGCTCGCGTTCGTGAGCACCTGGCAGTTCACGCCGTTCCACACGCTGATCTACCAGGGCGCCGCCCGCGCGATCCCGCAGGTGCTGTACCAGGCGGCGGAGATCGACGGCGCGGGCCGCTACCGGCAGTTCTTCCACATCACCCTGCCGCAGCTGCGCAACTCGATGATCACGTCGATGATCCTGATGATCGTCGGTGGCCTCACCACCTTCGAGACCGTCCTCATCCTGACCCAGGGCGGCCCCGGCACCGACACCACCATCAGCGCCTACTACATGTACGACAAGGCCTTCAAGGGCTTCGACTTCGGGGCCGGTTCCGCCATCGCCCTCGCCCTGGTCGTCGCCGCCACCATCATCTCCCTGGTCGTGGTGAAGGTCTCCGGCTACGACAAGATGCGCAGCACCATGGAGGGTGTGTCATGA
- a CDS encoding carbohydrate ABC transporter permease produces the protein MRRRPNYLAGAGSIVWLLLVGLPLYVMLAATLRTRQDYAANGPVSLPDTFTLDNFTGAFDSGFGQYFFNTLVVTACVIGIVVLLVPPLAYAIVRSRGKATSAIFRLFLLGLAIPAQAVIVPMFYLISEAGLYDNLLGVILPTAAFCLPMSALILSGAMRDISPELYEAMAMDGASPRRMFFQLVMPLSRGGLSTIVVFSALQAWNGFLFPLVLTQSDSTKVVTLGLYNFQTEHGIDIPGLLGAVVLSMVPILLVYLFARRALVQGLMGVGGK, from the coding sequence ATGAGGCGCCGCCCCAACTACCTGGCCGGCGCCGGCTCGATCGTCTGGCTGCTCCTCGTCGGCCTGCCGCTGTACGTGATGCTCGCCGCGACCCTGCGCACCCGCCAGGACTACGCCGCGAACGGTCCGGTCTCCCTTCCGGACACCTTCACCCTGGACAACTTCACCGGCGCCTTCGACTCGGGCTTCGGCCAGTACTTCTTCAACACGCTCGTCGTCACCGCCTGCGTGATCGGCATCGTGGTGCTGCTGGTCCCGCCGCTCGCCTACGCCATCGTGCGCAGCCGGGGCAAGGCCACGTCGGCGATCTTCCGGCTGTTCCTGCTCGGTCTGGCGATCCCCGCCCAGGCCGTCATCGTGCCGATGTTCTACCTGATCAGCGAAGCCGGGCTGTACGACAACCTGCTCGGCGTCATCCTGCCCACGGCCGCCTTCTGCCTGCCGATGTCCGCGCTGATCCTCAGTGGCGCCATGCGTGACATCTCCCCGGAGCTGTACGAGGCCATGGCCATGGACGGCGCCTCCCCGCGGCGCATGTTCTTCCAGCTCGTGATGCCGCTGTCCCGGGGCGGACTGTCCACCATCGTGGTCTTCTCCGCGCTCCAGGCATGGAACGGCTTCCTGTTCCCGCTGGTGCTGACCCAGTCCGACTCCACCAAGGTCGTGACCCTGGGTCTGTACAACTTCCAGACCGAGCACGGCATCGACATCCCCGGTCTGCTGGGAGCCGTGGTGCTGTCCATGGTGCCCATCCTTCTCGTCTACCTGTTCGCCCGTCGTGCCCTGGTCCAGGGTCTGATGGGTGTCGGAGGAAAGTGA
- a CDS encoding DUF397 domain-containing protein, with the protein MSIDLEWVKSSYSGTSGGDCVEVAAHRNTVYVRDSKAVGNGPVLRVGRDQWAAFVALAAR; encoded by the coding sequence ATGAGCATCGACCTTGAGTGGGTCAAGAGCAGCTACAGCGGGACGAGCGGCGGCGACTGCGTCGAGGTGGCCGCCCACCGGAACACCGTGTACGTACGGGACTCCAAGGCCGTCGGCAACGGCCCCGTGCTGCGGGTCGGCCGTGACCAGTGGGCCGCCTTCGTGGCCCTCGCCGCCAGGTAA